In Actinoplanes derwentensis, the following proteins share a genomic window:
- a CDS encoding ester cyclase, with the protein MKSNEEIVREAYRLAEGNALDGAGFRALFTEDGSFNDIPNALSFRGDQVAQAVAGFAGVFPDVHRELLELHALGDVVAVELRIQGTHLGGFPTPADEIPATENRIDVPAADLWYLRDGKIERFNCYNATGVLLAQIGAHPDFASAIAAA; encoded by the coding sequence GTGAAGAGCAACGAGGAGATCGTTCGCGAGGCTTACCGGCTCGCGGAGGGGAACGCCCTCGACGGTGCCGGCTTCCGCGCCCTGTTCACCGAGGACGGGTCGTTCAACGACATTCCGAACGCGCTGAGTTTCCGCGGCGATCAGGTCGCCCAGGCGGTGGCCGGCTTCGCCGGCGTCTTCCCCGATGTCCACCGGGAGCTGCTCGAACTGCATGCGCTCGGGGATGTCGTCGCCGTCGAACTGCGCATCCAGGGCACACATCTCGGCGGATTCCCGACCCCGGCCGATGAGATCCCGGCGACCGAAAACCGGATCGACGTGCCGGCGGCGGATCTCTGGTATCTGCGGGACGGAAAGATCGAAAGGTTCAACTGCTACAACGCGACGGGCGTGCTGCTCGCCCAGATCGGGGCCCACCCCGATTTCGCGTCAGCGATCGCGGCCGCCTGA
- a CDS encoding AAA family ATPase, which translates to MTRLILLNGPPACGKSTIARLFVERHPLALTLDIDRIRDLIGGWRDQAGPAGLLARDIALAAARTHLTSGYDVVVPQLLARPQFIERAEALAAELGCPFHEVVLMDGRENALRRCAVRDGEVPAEIGAFYDRLVALMATRPAVRFVHSREGEIEQTYQDFLAVLGGGLP; encoded by the coding sequence ATGACCAGGCTGATCCTGCTCAACGGGCCGCCGGCGTGCGGCAAGTCGACGATTGCCCGGCTGTTCGTGGAGCGCCATCCGCTCGCGCTGACCCTGGACATCGACCGGATCCGGGACCTGATCGGCGGCTGGCGCGACCAGGCCGGCCCGGCTGGGCTGCTGGCCCGCGACATCGCCCTGGCCGCCGCCCGGACCCACCTGACCAGCGGGTACGACGTCGTAGTGCCGCAACTGCTGGCCCGCCCGCAGTTCATCGAGCGGGCCGAAGCGCTCGCCGCCGAACTGGGCTGCCCGTTTCACGAGGTGGTCCTGATGGACGGCCGGGAGAACGCGCTCCGGCGCTGCGCCGTCCGCGACGGCGAGGTTCCCGCCGAGATCGGTGCCTTCTACGACCGGCTGGTGGCCCTGATGGCGACCCGCCCGGCCGTGCGTTTCGTGCACAGCCGGGAAGGCGAGATCGAACAGACCTATCAGGACTTCCTAGCCGTGCTCGGCGGCGGCCTGCCGTAG
- a CDS encoding DUF397 domain-containing protein produces MNNGKSVSVDWQTSSYCSSSNCVQVAAIEDSIAIRDSKNPDGTVLMVAPGEWHAFLDRVANGDFSSMA; encoded by the coding sequence ATGAATAACGGCAAGTCGGTCAGCGTTGACTGGCAGACCTCTTCGTACTGCTCCTCCAGCAACTGCGTCCAGGTGGCGGCGATCGAGGACTCGATCGCGATCCGGGACTCGAAGAACCCGGACGGCACCGTTCTGATGGTCGCGCCCGGCGAGTGGCACGCGTTCCTCGACCGTGTCGCCAACGGGGACTTCAGCTCCATGGCGTAA
- a CDS encoding MarR family winged helix-turn-helix transcriptional regulator has product MNDSPAEDQLITELTDLVFQAAGRLRQGFNTIAAELGLTPAQALALVNLRGPAPMRDLADVLSCDASNVTGIVDALEKRGLVTRRPDPSDRRVKHVVLTDEGTRRRDQLTTEANTRSADLFQVLATDRTRLRDLLAAVVHQEPVRAATVSQPEPEDAAGRL; this is encoded by the coding sequence ATGAACGACTCGCCTGCCGAGGACCAGCTGATCACCGAGCTGACCGACCTGGTCTTCCAGGCGGCGGGCCGGCTCCGGCAGGGCTTCAACACGATCGCCGCCGAGCTGGGCCTGACCCCCGCCCAGGCCTTGGCCCTGGTCAACTTGCGGGGTCCGGCCCCGATGCGCGACCTGGCCGACGTGCTCAGCTGCGACGCCTCCAACGTGACCGGCATCGTCGACGCCCTGGAGAAACGAGGCCTGGTCACCCGCCGCCCCGACCCGTCCGACCGCCGGGTCAAACACGTGGTCCTGACCGACGAGGGCACCCGCCGCCGAGACCAGCTGACCACCGAGGCCAACACCCGGTCCGCCGACCTCTTCCAGGTCCTGGCAACCGACCGCACCCGCCTGCGCGACCTCTTGGCGGCAGTCGTCCACCAGGAGCCAGTGAGGGCTGCGACGGTGAGTCAGCCCGAGCCGGAGGATGCCGCCGGGCGGCTCTGA
- a CDS encoding FMN-dependent NADH-azoreductase — protein MAILRIDASILGPNSASSELADLVEKELAGAEVKRRHLGADPLPADAWATAIQAAYVPVDQRSDAHHTSVALAGELAGELRAADAVIVALPFYNYGVSQHAKTWIDLAIAGGENGEKLLEGKPAVVLTTRGGAYGPGTPREGWDHNTDFLRRVFADVWGAELTLIEREFTLVGVNPALDAFTDTAAEMRKIAFEAATAAGRTLAARS, from the coding sequence ATGGCCATCCTGCGTATCGACGCGAGCATCCTCGGCCCCAACTCCGCGAGCAGCGAGCTCGCCGACCTGGTCGAGAAGGAGCTCGCGGGCGCCGAGGTCAAGCGCCGCCATCTCGGCGCCGACCCGCTGCCCGCCGACGCCTGGGCCACCGCCATCCAGGCCGCCTACGTGCCGGTCGACCAGCGCAGCGACGCCCACCACACCTCGGTCGCCCTGGCCGGCGAGCTGGCCGGCGAGCTGCGTGCCGCCGACGCCGTGATCGTCGCCCTGCCGTTCTACAACTACGGCGTCTCCCAGCACGCCAAGACCTGGATCGACCTGGCCATCGCCGGTGGCGAGAACGGCGAGAAGCTCCTCGAGGGCAAGCCCGCCGTCGTCCTCACCACCCGTGGCGGCGCCTACGGCCCCGGTACCCCGCGTGAGGGCTGGGACCACAACACCGACTTCCTGCGCCGTGTCTTCGCCGACGTCTGGGGTGCCGAGCTGACCCTGATCGAGCGCGAGTTCACCCTGGTCGGCGTCAACCCGGCCCTGGACGCGTTCACCGACACCGCCGCCGAGATGCGCAAGATCGCGTTCGAGGCGGCCACCGCGGCCGGCCGTACCCTCGCCGCTCGCTCTTGA
- a CDS encoding TetR/AcrR family transcriptional regulator, which translates to MARPRKFVESDVVSSAGEVFAVHGLAAATLDDLVRATGLGKQSLYNAFGGKRELFLRALSEDREEAARAVSEALGHGDALPLERIRGHMLLMAIDFSHSDRRVSLTTRALVESTGEDDALSTATRAGIDQLAGIYAQCLEHARENGDLPADANVPSLAMYFVAITRGMELLGRAGVGRAALTAVALDALRVLRAP; encoded by the coding sequence ATGGCACGTCCCCGGAAGTTCGTCGAGAGTGATGTCGTCAGCAGCGCCGGTGAGGTGTTCGCTGTGCACGGCCTCGCCGCCGCGACACTCGACGACCTGGTGCGGGCGACCGGTCTGGGGAAGCAGAGCCTGTACAACGCGTTCGGCGGAAAACGGGAACTGTTCCTCCGGGCGCTCTCCGAGGACCGGGAGGAGGCGGCGCGGGCCGTCTCGGAAGCCCTCGGCCACGGCGACGCGCTGCCGCTGGAACGGATCCGGGGCCACATGCTCCTGATGGCGATCGATTTCAGCCACAGCGATCGGCGGGTCTCGCTCACCACCCGGGCACTGGTCGAGTCGACCGGCGAGGACGACGCGCTCTCCACCGCCACCAGAGCCGGCATCGACCAGCTCGCCGGGATCTACGCCCAGTGCCTGGAACACGCGCGGGAGAACGGCGACCTCCCGGCGGACGCGAACGTGCCGTCGCTGGCGATGTACTTCGTCGCCATCACCCGTGGAATGGAACTGCTCGGCCGTGCCGGTGTCGGCCGCGCCGCCCTCACCGCGGTCGCCCTCGACGCGCTGCGCGTGCTCCGCGCCCCATGA
- a CDS encoding CotH kinase family protein has translation MSRYTLSRRSFGAALAGVVGLVALGACAEESTSAAGSSAATAGSGLFDATQVHDIEFAFAEADYDTMIDAYLDSSDKKWIEATVTVDGTRFEKAGLRLKGNSSLRGLTKAGATASTESNNRGGPGGSISSDNPQDLPWLVRLDKYVDGQALGGYTEFVVRSNNSDSALNEAVALELLGVAGLATQKSVSTRLSVNGGDDVLRLIIENPADKWDADNFSGAGILYKAEANGDYSYRGDDAASYTDIFDQETDSDNVDFAPLAAFLKFINESTDAVFGADLGEHLDTAAFATYLAFQELIKNSDDIDGPGNNSYLRYTTDKDQFTVVAWDHNLAFGGMGGGGGNRGGGGNPPEGGARPSGAAAPGGQQNQNQGQRQGGGGMGGKSNILVTRFNADKTFKAAYEKALTDLKAGLYTSGKAAEILQTRAAVLTAKASDLVSAETITSESDSIKQNFA, from the coding sequence ATGTCTCGCTACACCCTGTCCCGTCGTTCGTTCGGGGCCGCTCTGGCCGGGGTCGTCGGCCTCGTCGCTCTCGGGGCCTGTGCCGAGGAGTCGACGTCGGCGGCGGGAAGCAGCGCGGCCACCGCCGGTAGTGGGCTGTTCGACGCCACTCAGGTGCATGACATCGAGTTCGCGTTCGCGGAGGCCGACTACGACACGATGATCGACGCCTACCTGGACTCCAGTGACAAGAAGTGGATCGAGGCCACGGTCACGGTCGACGGGACGAGGTTCGAGAAGGCGGGCCTGCGACTGAAGGGCAACTCGTCGCTGCGCGGGCTCACCAAAGCCGGCGCCACCGCCAGTACGGAAAGCAACAACCGTGGCGGGCCGGGTGGGAGCATCTCGTCGGACAACCCGCAGGACCTGCCGTGGCTGGTGCGGCTCGACAAGTACGTGGACGGCCAGGCCCTCGGCGGCTACACCGAGTTCGTGGTCCGCTCGAACAATTCGGACTCGGCGCTGAACGAGGCGGTCGCTCTGGAACTGCTCGGGGTGGCGGGGCTGGCGACCCAGAAGTCGGTGTCGACACGGCTCAGTGTCAACGGCGGCGACGACGTGCTGCGCCTGATCATCGAGAACCCGGCGGACAAGTGGGACGCCGACAACTTCAGCGGGGCCGGCATCCTCTACAAGGCGGAGGCGAACGGCGACTACAGCTACCGGGGCGACGACGCGGCCAGCTACACCGACATCTTCGACCAGGAGACCGACTCCGACAACGTCGATTTCGCGCCGCTCGCCGCGTTCCTCAAGTTCATCAACGAATCCACCGACGCCGTGTTCGGTGCCGATCTGGGCGAGCACCTGGACACCGCGGCGTTCGCCACCTACCTGGCCTTCCAGGAGCTGATCAAGAACTCGGACGACATCGACGGGCCGGGCAACAACTCGTACCTGCGTTACACGACCGACAAAGATCAGTTCACCGTGGTCGCGTGGGACCACAACCTGGCGTTCGGTGGCATGGGCGGCGGCGGTGGCAACCGCGGTGGCGGCGGAAACCCACCCGAGGGCGGTGCCCGGCCCAGTGGTGCGGCCGCACCCGGCGGCCAGCAGAACCAGAATCAGGGTCAGCGGCAGGGCGGCGGCGGGATGGGCGGCAAGAGCAACATCCTGGTCACCCGGTTCAACGCCGACAAGACCTTCAAGGCGGCGTACGAGAAGGCCCTCACCGACCTCAAGGCCGGCCTCTACACCAGTGGCAAGGCCGCCGAGATCCTCCAGACCCGGGCGGCGGTCCTGACCGCGAAGGCGTCCGACCTGGTCAGCGCCGAAACGATCACCAGCGAGTCGGACAGCATCAAGCAGAACTTCGCCTAG
- the mptB gene encoding polyprenol phosphomannose-dependent alpha 1,6 mannosyltransferase MptB: MLTYLRLTGLAGSLMLVTSGWLGGAHPHADLASNPVSIARGPYGPAILLLWLIGTGLQAWAWWSARDRTPSVRWAMVTALLWMLPFLFVPPMGSRDVYSYVCQGEMFLHGIDPYRFGVSELPCTWLDTVSPIWQHTPTPYGPLSILIAAAVVTLGGGLTGAIVVFRLVTLAGILAVAAGLPALARRCGVDPQRAIWLALAGPLLGAHMLAAPHNDAIMLGLAVLAFFVLVRVGRHPLVVLGAGALLGLAVAVKATAGVLIPFAVLLAARPFLQSAALIGAGSLGAFGAVTAVSGLGLGWIPAMRVGDGLIQFTSLPTAVGMTITYTGRLFAPDFDAVPAARNVALVVLIATLVFLWFRALRGPDRPRAALHHAALALAAFVALVPVFHAWYILWPLTLLAATTVRTRLVMLLTIAAAFLVLPDGGGLSRFLKFPGAPLVVIALIVLVTVQARRRRVAVEPVPS, from the coding sequence GTGTTGACGTACCTCCGACTCACCGGCCTCGCCGGATCGCTCATGCTCGTCACCTCCGGGTGGCTCGGCGGAGCGCACCCCCACGCCGACCTGGCCAGCAACCCGGTCAGCATCGCCCGCGGCCCGTACGGCCCGGCGATCCTGCTGCTCTGGCTGATCGGAACCGGACTGCAGGCGTGGGCGTGGTGGTCGGCCCGCGATCGCACACCCTCGGTCCGCTGGGCCATGGTCACCGCGCTGCTGTGGATGCTGCCGTTCCTGTTCGTGCCGCCGATGGGCAGCCGCGACGTCTACTCCTACGTCTGCCAGGGCGAGATGTTCCTGCACGGCATCGACCCCTACCGGTTCGGCGTGTCGGAACTGCCGTGCACCTGGCTGGACACGGTGTCACCGATCTGGCAGCACACGCCCACCCCGTACGGCCCGCTCTCCATCCTGATCGCCGCCGCGGTGGTCACGCTCGGCGGCGGCCTCACCGGCGCCATCGTCGTCTTCCGCCTGGTCACCCTGGCCGGCATCCTCGCGGTCGCCGCCGGCCTGCCGGCGCTGGCCCGCCGCTGCGGCGTCGATCCGCAGCGCGCGATCTGGCTGGCGCTGGCCGGCCCGCTGCTCGGCGCGCACATGCTGGCCGCGCCGCACAACGATGCGATCATGCTGGGGTTGGCGGTGCTTGCGTTCTTCGTGCTGGTACGAGTGGGCAGGCATCCGTTGGTCGTCCTCGGCGCGGGCGCCCTGCTGGGACTGGCGGTCGCGGTGAAGGCCACCGCCGGGGTCCTGATCCCGTTCGCGGTCCTGCTCGCGGCCCGCCCGTTCCTGCAGTCGGCGGCCCTGATCGGGGCCGGCTCACTCGGCGCGTTCGGCGCGGTGACCGCCGTCAGCGGCCTCGGCCTGGGCTGGATCCCGGCGATGCGCGTGGGCGACGGCCTGATCCAGTTCACCTCGCTGCCGACCGCGGTCGGCATGACCATCACGTACACCGGCCGGTTGTTCGCCCCGGACTTCGACGCGGTCCCCGCCGCCCGGAACGTCGCCCTGGTGGTCCTGATCGCGACCCTGGTCTTCCTGTGGTTCCGCGCTCTGCGGGGCCCGGACCGCCCGCGCGCGGCCCTGCACCACGCCGCGCTGGCTCTCGCCGCGTTCGTGGCCCTGGTCCCGGTCTTCCACGCCTGGTACATCCTGTGGCCGTTGACGCTGCTGGCCGCCACCACCGTCCGGACCAGACTGGTGATGCTGCTGACGATCGCCGCGGCGTTCCTGGTCCTGCCGGACGGCGGCGGCCTGTCCCGTTTCCTGAAGTTCCCCGGCGCCCCGCTGGTGGTGATCGCCCTGATCGTCCTGGTCACGGTCCAAGCTCGCCGCCGCCGCGTCGCCGTCGAACCGGTACCTAGCTGA
- a CDS encoding DUF6069 family protein has protein sequence MTVATGNTALTGRTGKRLIVVVGAVLATVLVWAIGEPVLGHDLVVTGPGQPATDLGLSQIAFIAAASSLLGWAALAILERFTARALTVWTIAALLVLAVSFVPFLSVEATTGSKVVLALTHAVLAAVLIPGFVRTAAKIS, from the coding sequence GTGACGGTGGCAACGGGGAACACAGCGCTGACCGGGCGTACCGGCAAGCGGTTGATCGTGGTCGTGGGTGCGGTCCTCGCGACCGTGCTGGTCTGGGCGATCGGGGAACCGGTTCTCGGCCACGACCTGGTCGTCACCGGGCCCGGACAGCCGGCTACCGACCTCGGTCTCTCGCAGATCGCCTTCATCGCGGCGGCGTCCAGCCTGCTCGGGTGGGCGGCGCTCGCGATCCTGGAACGGTTCACCGCTCGCGCCCTCACCGTCTGGACCATCGCGGCACTGCTGGTCCTGGCGGTCTCGTTCGTGCCGTTCCTCAGCGTGGAGGCGACCACCGGCAGCAAAGTCGTGCTCGCCCTGACCCACGCGGTGCTCGCGGCGGTGCTCATCCCGGGATTCGTGCGCACCGCCGCCAAGATCAGCTAG
- a CDS encoding MarR family winged helix-turn-helix transcriptional regulator translates to MQEELTELYDGLDPVTLAVRDMIGGSRELVGRMAGRMKMNATDMSAIGALVQNGPMGATELATHLGIRTASATLLLDRLERSGHVERTRDTTDRRRVTITETETARQASLEAWAPVIRRIDEVCAALPEPEKEVVLDFLRRLTDAVQERE, encoded by the coding sequence ATGCAGGAAGAACTGACCGAGCTGTACGACGGACTCGACCCCGTCACCCTGGCCGTCCGCGACATGATCGGCGGATCACGCGAACTGGTCGGGCGGATGGCCGGGCGGATGAAGATGAACGCCACTGACATGTCCGCCATCGGGGCACTCGTGCAGAACGGGCCGATGGGCGCCACCGAACTGGCCACCCACCTCGGCATCCGGACCGCGTCGGCGACCCTGCTGCTCGACCGCCTCGAACGGTCCGGCCACGTCGAACGCACCCGGGACACCACCGACCGCCGCCGGGTCACGATCACCGAGACGGAAACCGCCCGGCAGGCGTCCCTGGAGGCGTGGGCACCGGTCATCCGCCGGATCGACGAGGTCTGCGCCGCCCTGCCGGAGCCGGAGAAGGAGGTCGTTCTCGACTTCCTCCGCCGGCTCACCGACGCCGTTCAGGAACGCGAGTGA
- a CDS encoding DMT family transporter codes for MGDLLLLAVAVIWGSSYLAAKTLVVAGGVLLVLALRYLVSAAVLLPLMIRRRVQRRELGVGILLGCTQASVLALETCGVSMTSATNAGVLISLTILITPLLQGGLPPKFFAAAAAATAGVALLVAGPGLRTPNLGDVLMLLAALVRAAHVTLSGRLSRPSYDTVTLTTLQTVVGAVVFSAAAWPLTTGGFRTAEWAGVLYLALGCSVFAFLVQLWAIRRTSAARASLLLGTEPVWAVLIGVGLGGEHLTPLAVAGIVLVLAGVFWGQRVEREARTARLRVPRAGSSPVDPGRSAYAEPRP; via the coding sequence ATGGGAGATCTTCTACTGCTGGCCGTTGCGGTCATCTGGGGCAGCAGCTATCTGGCGGCCAAGACCCTGGTGGTCGCCGGTGGTGTGCTGCTCGTGCTGGCGTTGCGGTACCTGGTGTCGGCGGCCGTGCTGCTGCCGTTGATGATCCGGCGGCGGGTGCAACGCCGGGAGCTGGGTGTCGGCATCCTGCTCGGCTGTACCCAGGCGTCGGTGCTGGCGCTGGAGACCTGCGGGGTGTCGATGACCAGCGCCACCAACGCCGGGGTGCTGATCAGCCTGACGATTCTGATCACTCCGCTCCTGCAGGGCGGCCTGCCGCCGAAGTTCTTCGCGGCGGCCGCGGCGGCCACCGCCGGTGTGGCCTTGCTGGTGGCGGGGCCCGGACTGCGTACGCCCAATCTCGGTGACGTCCTGATGCTGCTCGCCGCACTGGTCCGCGCCGCGCACGTCACGCTCTCCGGTCGTCTCAGCCGGCCGTCGTACGACACGGTCACCCTGACCACCCTGCAGACCGTGGTCGGCGCGGTCGTGTTCAGTGCCGCCGCCTGGCCGCTGACCACCGGCGGTTTCCGGACGGCCGAGTGGGCGGGCGTGCTCTATCTGGCTCTGGGCTGCAGCGTCTTCGCGTTCCTGGTGCAGCTGTGGGCGATCCGCCGGACGTCCGCCGCCCGCGCCAGCCTGCTGCTGGGCACCGAACCGGTGTGGGCGGTCCTGATCGGCGTCGGCCTCGGCGGCGAACACCTGACCCCGTTGGCGGTCGCCGGCATCGTCCTGGTGCTGGCCGGCGTGTTCTGGGGCCAGCGAGTGGAACGCGAGGCCCGCACCGCCCGGCTGCGGGTCCCGCGTGCAGGCTCTAGTCCTGTGGACCCAGGCAGGAGCGCATATGCGGAGCCGCGGCCATGA
- a CDS encoding MarR family winged helix-turn-helix transcriptional regulator, whose translation MSDSTSAPWLSADEAPAWRALISVLTTLPPAIDAQLKRDSGLNYFEYAILSALSEAPDRAVRMGQLAHLAAGSPSRLSHAVARLEKHGWVERRSVETATEARCVWAVLTDSGWDAIAAAAPDHVREARRLVFDVLTPEQVGQLTTIGRQLLMAAAPHMRSCLGPQD comes from the coding sequence GTGAGCGACAGCACATCCGCCCCCTGGCTCTCCGCCGACGAAGCACCCGCCTGGAGAGCGCTCATCTCCGTACTCACCACCCTGCCCCCGGCGATCGACGCCCAGCTCAAACGGGACTCCGGGCTCAACTACTTCGAATACGCGATCCTCTCCGCGCTGTCCGAGGCCCCCGACCGGGCGGTCCGAATGGGCCAGCTCGCCCACCTCGCCGCCGGATCACCGTCGCGTCTCTCGCACGCCGTCGCCCGCCTGGAGAAACACGGCTGGGTCGAACGCCGCAGCGTCGAGACCGCCACCGAGGCCCGTTGCGTCTGGGCGGTCCTCACCGACAGCGGCTGGGACGCCATCGCCGCCGCCGCTCCCGATCACGTCCGCGAGGCCCGCCGCCTGGTCTTCGACGTACTCACCCCCGAACAGGTCGGCCAGCTCACCACGATCGGCCGGCAACTGCTCATGGCCGCGGCTCCGCATATGCGCTCCTGCCTGGGTCCACAGGACTAG
- a CDS encoding LysR family transcriptional regulator, whose product MDPHHLRLLRELGERGSVAAVARAMHITPSAVSQQLNVLQRSSPVPLTERRGRRLVLTAAGAALAAAAVEVMTALDRAARAVGEHLDDPDAPVTIAGFHSAGQAWFAPLILRAPGVRCSDADVAHADFPALVGDYDLVLAHRLAHSPPWPADRLTVVPIMTEPLYVAMSADHPLSARDPLRATDVSTWPWISVHTGFPLEGVLTAIAATAGRPLDVRHRINDFGVAACLVAAGDVLALLPGRLTVADPRLVLRPLADLPAARHIDVLARPETLHRAAVRTVLDTLREIIGAPGPTPPASR is encoded by the coding sequence ATGGATCCGCATCACCTGAGGCTGCTGCGGGAACTCGGGGAGCGCGGCAGTGTCGCCGCCGTCGCCCGTGCGATGCACATCACCCCGTCGGCGGTGTCCCAGCAGCTCAACGTTCTGCAACGGTCGTCGCCGGTGCCGCTGACCGAACGCCGCGGGCGCCGGCTCGTGCTCACCGCGGCCGGGGCGGCGCTGGCCGCGGCGGCCGTCGAGGTGATGACCGCGCTGGACCGGGCCGCCCGCGCCGTCGGTGAGCATCTCGACGACCCGGACGCGCCGGTGACCATCGCCGGCTTCCACAGCGCCGGGCAGGCCTGGTTCGCGCCGCTGATCTTGCGGGCGCCGGGTGTGCGCTGTTCGGACGCGGACGTGGCGCACGCCGACTTCCCGGCCCTGGTCGGCGACTACGACCTGGTCCTGGCCCATCGGCTGGCACACAGTCCGCCGTGGCCCGCCGACCGGCTCACGGTTGTTCCGATCATGACCGAGCCGTTGTACGTCGCGATGTCCGCGGACCATCCGCTGTCCGCGCGCGACCCGCTGCGCGCGACGGACGTCAGCACGTGGCCGTGGATCAGCGTGCACACCGGGTTTCCGCTGGAAGGAGTGCTGACGGCGATCGCCGCGACGGCCGGGCGGCCGCTCGACGTGCGGCACCGGATCAACGACTTCGGCGTCGCGGCCTGTCTGGTGGCGGCCGGTGACGTGCTGGCACTGCTGCCGGGACGTCTCACGGTCGCCGATCCGCGGCTGGTGCTACGGCCGCTCGCCGACCTGCCGGCCGCCCGTCACATCGACGTGCTGGCCCGGCCGGAGACTCTGCACCGGGCCGCGGTCCGCACCGTCCTGGACACGTTGCGCGAGATCATCGGTGCTCCCGGACCGACCCCACCGGCCAGCCGATGA
- a CDS encoding helix-turn-helix domain-containing protein, with translation MSGDPGPMVRRRQLSALLHRYRLASGKSVKEVAERLFEAPSKVTRIEKGQRLATVRDIADLSRIYDLPDDVRDQLMDLARGSRERQWWQRPDLSPALQILIGMEGTAQSISEFELTLVPGLLQTSEYADALLRRWVLDAGKRSELVAVRMRRQEILRPGSSPALRVVVDEAVLRRQVGGPEVMREQLSHVSELATSGICDFRVIPFGVSEPVGVKNGFTVLEFGNLTALPDATPIPGVLFLELSDGDRYLDDPDQIEYHLSYFQSLQAQALTSEESINIIRTAIADI, from the coding sequence ATGTCTGGTGATCCCGGGCCCATGGTTCGCCGGCGGCAGCTCAGCGCACTTCTGCACCGCTACCGTCTTGCGTCCGGCAAGTCGGTCAAGGAAGTCGCCGAGCGCTTGTTCGAGGCGCCCTCGAAGGTCACCCGTATCGAAAAAGGGCAACGCCTCGCGACCGTCCGTGACATCGCGGACCTGTCGAGAATCTATGACTTACCGGACGACGTCCGGGACCAATTGATGGATCTTGCACGGGGCAGCCGGGAGCGGCAGTGGTGGCAGCGGCCGGATCTCAGCCCTGCTCTGCAGATCCTGATCGGAATGGAGGGAACGGCCCAGTCGATCAGCGAGTTCGAACTCACGCTGGTCCCCGGGCTTCTTCAGACGTCTGAGTATGCTGACGCGCTCCTGCGCCGCTGGGTGCTTGACGCCGGCAAGCGGAGTGAACTGGTCGCTGTCCGGATGAGGCGGCAGGAGATCCTCCGTCCGGGGAGTTCGCCGGCTCTCCGCGTGGTCGTCGACGAGGCGGTGCTGCGACGTCAGGTCGGCGGACCGGAAGTCATGCGTGAGCAGCTGTCGCACGTCAGTGAGCTGGCCACGTCAGGAATCTGTGACTTTCGGGTGATCCCGTTCGGCGTCAGCGAGCCCGTGGGTGTCAAGAACGGCTTCACGGTTCTCGAGTTCGGGAACCTCACCGCGCTGCCTGACGCGACTCCCATTCCGGGTGTGCTCTTCCTGGAGTTGAGTGACGGAGACAGGTACCTCGACGACCCCGACCAGATCGAATACCATTTGTCCTACTTCCAGAGCCTTCAAGCACAGGCTCTGACAAGCGAAGAATCCATCAACATCATTCGAACCGCGATCGCCGACATCTGA